The following coding sequences lie in one Luteitalea sp. genomic window:
- a CDS encoding DUF1343 domain-containing protein: MRPKSVSVMGLLAFLALGTAALESADPVKTGLDVLVQQDLAPLKDKRVGVITNHTAVTVDRQHIVDVLANARDVSLAAIFTPEHGLFGDRQGAIESGVHKPTGVPIHSLYQTGSHRPTQKMLKDIDALVFDIQDVGARFYTYITTLGYAIEAAAEAGIPIYVLDRPNPINGLSVEGPLADEHHLRERPFVAYMSMPIRHGMTVGELARMFNAEQQSGADLQVVAMKGWRRSMWFDETGLEWVNQSPNIRSLTQATLYPGVCLLEGRIVWVKGGAGTPFQMIAAPFFNARELAAHLNERGIAGVRFVPRRFRPTDGVCANQVCDAIEILLLDRNDLNAVTLGIELLAAVTRFHPDQFDITAIDRLLGNEAAARRIKAGDDPRSIVASWEGDLTAFRKLRSKYLLYQ, translated from the coding sequence ATGAGGCCAAAGAGCGTCAGCGTTATGGGGCTGCTTGCGTTTCTCGCGCTCGGCACCGCAGCCCTGGAGAGTGCCGACCCGGTCAAGACCGGTCTTGATGTGCTGGTCCAGCAAGATTTGGCGCCGCTCAAGGACAAACGCGTCGGTGTGATTACGAACCACACGGCCGTCACCGTCGACCGCCAGCACATCGTCGATGTGCTGGCGAACGCGCGCGACGTGAGCCTCGCCGCGATCTTCACGCCGGAGCACGGGTTGTTCGGCGACCGCCAAGGGGCAATCGAATCGGGTGTCCACAAGCCGACCGGTGTGCCGATCCATAGCCTCTACCAGACTGGCTCGCACCGTCCCACGCAGAAAATGCTGAAAGACATTGACGCGTTGGTTTTCGACATCCAGGACGTCGGCGCGCGCTTCTATACCTACATTACGACGCTGGGGTACGCCATCGAAGCGGCTGCAGAGGCCGGGATACCGATCTACGTGCTGGACCGGCCGAATCCCATCAATGGTCTCAGCGTGGAGGGGCCGCTCGCCGACGAGCACCATCTGCGCGAGAGGCCGTTTGTCGCCTACATGTCCATGCCCATCCGCCACGGGATGACCGTGGGGGAGCTGGCCCGCATGTTCAACGCGGAGCAGCAAAGTGGCGCGGATCTTCAGGTCGTCGCCATGAAGGGATGGAGGCGAAGCATGTGGTTCGATGAGACCGGCTTGGAGTGGGTGAACCAATCGCCCAACATCCGAAGCCTGACCCAGGCGACACTCTACCCGGGCGTCTGTCTCCTGGAAGGCCGGATCGTCTGGGTGAAAGGTGGCGCCGGGACCCCATTCCAGATGATCGCAGCCCCGTTCTTCAACGCCCGCGAGCTCGCCGCCCACCTGAACGAGCGCGGCATCGCCGGTGTTCGCTTCGTGCCGCGTCGCTTTCGGCCCACCGATGGCGTGTGCGCGAATCAGGTCTGTGATGCGATTGAGATACTCCTGCTTGACCGCAATGATCTCAACGCTGTGACGCTCGGCATTGAGCTCTTGGCGGCGGTGACGCGTTTCCACCCAGACCAGTTCGACATCACGGCCATCGACCGGCTCCTCGGCAACGAGGCCGCCGCGCGCCGCATCAAGGCGGGCGACGACCCCCGCAGCATCGTGGCCAGTTGGGAAGGCGACCTGACCGCGTTCCGGAAGCTGCGATCCAAATACCTGCTGTACCAATAA
- a CDS encoding DUF4910 domain-containing protein, whose protein sequence is MREGGLVTLRLLCSFLLGVSVLLPPTLPTAQTLRADPQLEKIVQEVRAEINPSEAMSFVLRTNETDRWFTFPKFHETARYLEATMKAIGLHDVERLAAPADGMTQFGFWTMPLAWDVKEAVLEIVEPAHADTRGVLADYRKTPASLVMWSGPTPPDGIIADVVELTSFRPDDIDRDRVKGKMVLAEVPRDLALRGWLKARLYKMGAAGLISDATENPQLVDGHYWINAWGDHGWGFTKTSSPLVGFSITPRQGAYLRRLLAEHGRVRLKAVVDSRYYSGSYPYATGILQGSGSEEEEVLQLGHTSEPGANDNATGVAAMLASVAALNRLIDSGTLTRPQRSIRILAMPEDYGSMAYLATHPGRVARTIGAICVDTAAGPYDAAGTAYRFHLNPDVARSYQDALIMRVAESYYAGLDGRVPRWAPYRPVSDSFLSDPLIGIPTIMPRAGTGVDVHHNSADTVDLVDPRSLRDLSSILAIYTYYLASADEQDVAWLAEITADRGYNNILRAAEPYLSRVATLPDGDALGRELSSGLAKITYEADRDQDAVLSTLQLAREGRRKEIRASLEPLLQNLQRFADEQSERLRRAVNRRAGEVGAAGPVEAAAPPVNSTRARAAHMVVKRKRMGTITLDDLPVDQRDGFPGFGAEVPILAILNWVDGERTLEEVIRLTELERGPMDFDFVGYFEFLARHGYVDIVSVNP, encoded by the coding sequence ATGCGCGAAGGGGGTCTGGTGACACTCAGACTGCTGTGCTCGTTTCTACTGGGCGTCTCTGTCCTGCTTCCTCCTACGTTGCCGACAGCGCAAACGCTGAGGGCGGATCCTCAACTCGAAAAGATCGTTCAGGAGGTCCGGGCAGAGATCAATCCGAGCGAGGCCATGAGCTTCGTACTTCGGACCAACGAGACCGATCGGTGGTTTACCTTCCCGAAATTCCATGAAACGGCCAGGTACTTGGAAGCGACCATGAAGGCCATCGGTCTCCATGACGTGGAACGGCTTGCGGCACCCGCTGATGGCATGACGCAGTTCGGCTTCTGGACAATGCCTCTGGCATGGGACGTCAAGGAGGCGGTCCTGGAGATTGTTGAACCGGCACATGCCGACACGCGTGGTGTGCTGGCCGATTACAGGAAGACCCCGGCATCGCTGGTGATGTGGAGCGGACCGACGCCTCCCGACGGCATTATCGCGGACGTCGTGGAGCTGACGTCCTTTCGTCCCGACGACATTGATCGCGATCGTGTGAAGGGGAAGATGGTGCTGGCCGAGGTGCCACGTGACTTGGCGCTGAGGGGCTGGCTCAAAGCGAGACTGTACAAGATGGGAGCGGCCGGGCTGATCAGCGACGCGACCGAGAATCCGCAACTGGTTGACGGTCATTACTGGATCAATGCCTGGGGTGATCATGGCTGGGGTTTTACGAAGACATCCAGCCCGCTCGTCGGCTTTTCGATCACGCCGCGGCAAGGTGCCTATCTTCGTAGGCTGCTCGCCGAGCATGGCCGTGTGCGCCTCAAGGCCGTCGTGGACAGCCGCTACTACTCTGGCTCGTATCCCTACGCGACCGGCATTCTACAAGGCAGTGGTTCGGAGGAGGAAGAGGTTCTCCAACTCGGTCATACCAGCGAACCTGGTGCAAACGACAATGCGACAGGCGTTGCCGCGATGCTTGCGTCGGTGGCTGCGCTGAATCGCCTCATCGACTCCGGGACGCTGACCCGTCCGCAGCGCAGCATCCGGATTCTGGCGATGCCGGAAGATTACGGCTCCATGGCCTACCTCGCGACCCACCCAGGCCGCGTGGCGCGCACGATCGGTGCGATCTGCGTGGACACGGCCGCTGGCCCGTATGATGCCGCCGGCACGGCGTACCGGTTCCACCTGAACCCTGACGTCGCGCGCTCCTATCAGGATGCCTTGATCATGCGAGTCGCGGAGAGCTATTACGCCGGGCTGGACGGCCGCGTTCCTCGGTGGGCCCCGTATCGCCCGGTCAGTGACAGCTTTCTGAGCGACCCGCTGATCGGTATTCCGACCATCATGCCGCGCGCCGGCACGGGTGTTGACGTCCACCACAACAGCGCCGATACCGTGGACCTCGTGGACCCACGATCGCTTCGTGACCTCAGCTCGATACTGGCCATCTATACCTACTACCTGGCCTCGGCTGACGAGCAGGACGTCGCCTGGCTCGCCGAGATCACCGCTGATCGTGGCTACAACAATATCCTGCGCGCGGCCGAGCCGTACCTAAGCCGTGTCGCAACGTTGCCTGACGGCGATGCCCTCGGTCGGGAACTGTCTTCAGGGCTGGCGAAGATCACATACGAAGCCGACCGTGACCAGGACGCTGTGCTGTCGACTCTCCAGCTGGCGCGCGAGGGCCGTCGGAAGGAGATTCGGGCCTCGCTCGAGCCCTTGCTGCAGAATCTCCAGCGCTTCGCCGACGAGCAGTCGGAGAGACTGCGGCGTGCGGTCAACCGGCGCGCAGGGGAAGTGGGAGCGGCAGGGCCGGTCGAAGCTGCAGCGCCACCCGTGAATTCAACCCGCGCGCGCGCAGCGCACATGGTTGTGAAACGAAAGCGAATGGGGACCATCACCCTTGACGACCTGCCGGTCGATCAGCGGGACGGGTTTCCCGGGTTTGGCGCAGAGGTGCCGATACTGGCGATCCTCAAC